A segment of the Jatrophihabitans sp. genome:
GACGCCGTGGCTGGCAAGGCATCTGACATGGGCGGGGCCGTGACCGGCGCTCCCTCCACCGTGAAGAGCCGGGCAGCCGGAAACCCGTTGGCGGCAGGCCTGATCGCCGTCGGCGTCGGCTGGCTGGTCGGCTCGCTGATGCCGGTCAGCGAGCGCGAGAAGCAGGCTGCGACCCAGGTCAAGGACACCGTGAAGGAGACCGCCGCACCGGTGGTGACCGACGCGGTCAAGGAGGTTGCCGACAACCTCAAGCAGCCCGCCCAGGAGGCAGTCGAGTCGGTCAAGGAGACCGCCGCCGACGCCGCCATGACGGTCAAGGAAGAGGGCAAGTCCTCGGCTCAGGATGTGCAGGGCCAGGCCGCCGACGCCAAGGACACCATTCAGGAAAGCCGTAGCTGACCAACCCTGTCGACGGGCGCCGGTGTGATACACAACGGCGCCCGTTGAAA
Coding sequences within it:
- a CDS encoding DUF3618 domain-containing protein, with the protein product MTMSNDPDQIRAEIEQTRANLSNDVNTLTDTVTPSHVAKRQVDKARGAVVGVKERVMGSAADLGSSASDKASSVAGKASDMGDAVAGKASDMGGAVTGAPSTVKSRAAGNPLAAGLIAVGVGWLVGSLMPVSEREKQAATQVKDTVKETAAPVVTDAVKEVADNLKQPAQEAVESVKETAADAAMTVKEEGKSSAQDVQGQAADAKDTIQESRS